A genomic region of Alligator mississippiensis isolate rAllMis1 chromosome 4, rAllMis1, whole genome shotgun sequence contains the following coding sequences:
- the LOC102561178 gene encoding acrosin, producing the protein MGLVALLLMLLALAGPVWGADYPCGADCGTQPLAASYGNMRVVGGHNSMPGSWPWIVSIQVRTKTGYEHICGGSLIHPSWVLTAAHCFKTKKMFGLRGVIGATQLSRLGPQVQVRNYRQVVPHENYQRQGQLNDIALLELDEPVQCSEYIQLACVPDRTVDLNKLTTCWVSGWGYMREDVEVVPDILQEAQVYYIDYAKCNGSGWYEGQINRNTICAGHEKGGIDTCQGDSGGPLQCREQTSNRFWVVGLTSWGMGCARPRQPGIYTLTPNYFEWIVANMKPAPKKQATPPPAPVSVPVQMAMPTSQFSTAQPLPPMPLPPVNQKPKPGTCKSGRSSNANLVKRLNNFLKAVKEDKH; encoded by the exons ATGGGTCTGGTTGCCCTCCTCCTGATGCTGCTGGCGCTGGCCGGCCCCGTGTGGGGTGCTGATTACCCCTGCGG GGCGGACTGTGGGACGCAGCCCCTGGCAGCGAGCTACGGCAACATGCGGGTTGTGGGCGGCCACAACTCCATGCCGGGGTCCTGGCCCTGGATCGTCAGCATCCAGGTTCGCACCAAGACCGGCTACGAGCACATCTGCGGCGGGTCCCTCAtccaccccagctgggtgctCACCGCCGCCCACTGCTTCAAGACCAA gAAGATGTTCGGGCTGCGCGGGGTGATCGGCGCCACACAGCTCTCCAGGCTGGGCCCCCAGGTCCAGGTGCGCAACTACCGGCAGGTGGTGCCGCACGAGAACTACCAGCGCCAGGGGCAGCTCAACGACATCGCCCTGCTGGAGCTGGACGAGCCCGTCCAGTGCAGCGAGTACATCCAGCTGGCCTGCGTGCCTGACCGCACCGTGGACCTGAACAAGCTCACCACCTGCTGGGTCAGCGGCTGGGGCTACATGAGGGAGGATG TTGAAGTCGTGCCCGACATCCTGCAGGAAGCCCAGGTCTACTACATCGACTATGCCAAGTGCAACGGCAGCGGCTGGTACGAGGGCCAAATCAACCGCAACACCATATGCGCAGGCCACGAGAAGGGCGGCATCGACACCTGCCAG GGCGACAGTGGTGGCCCCCTCCAGTGCCGGGAGCAAACGTCCAACCGCTTCTGGGTCGTGGGGCTCACCAGCTGGGGGATGGGCTGTGCCAGGCCCCGGCAGCCCGGGATCTACACCCTCACGCCAAACTACTTCGAATGGATCGTGGCCAACATGAAGCCAGCGCCGAAGAAGCAGGCAaccccgcccccagccccggtGTCCGTCCCCGTTCAAATGGCCATGCCCACCTCGCAGTTCAGCACCGCGCAGCCACTGCCGCCAATGCCGCTGCCACCGGTAAATCAGAAGCCAAAACCAGGTACCTGTAAGTCAGGCCGGAGCAGCAACGCCAATTTAGTCAAACGGCTGAACAACTTCCTGAAGGCTGTGAAGGAAGACAAGCATTGA